One stretch of Actinacidiphila sp. DG2A-62 DNA includes these proteins:
- a CDS encoding helix-turn-helix domain-containing protein, with amino-acid sequence MRNDHVPLHYLVSGRWPDPDVRLSADAPLSAHYGLAVARRLSHALDARSMSQRQLADSSTVGRTTIRRILEGMVLPDLGTLARLEAALDIDLYPAGLYREIPPLRTPGTDRNQ; translated from the coding sequence GTGAGGAACGATCACGTCCCCCTCCACTACCTGGTCTCCGGTCGCTGGCCGGACCCCGACGTCAGACTCAGCGCCGACGCCCCGCTGAGCGCCCACTACGGACTGGCCGTCGCCCGCCGCCTGTCCCACGCTCTGGACGCCCGCTCGATGTCCCAGCGCCAGCTCGCCGACAGTTCGACCGTCGGCCGCACCACGATCCGCCGGATCCTGGAGGGCATGGTGCTCCCGGACCTGGGAACCCTCGCCCGTCTCGAAGCAGCACTGGACATCGACCTCTACCCCGCCGGGCTCTACCGCGAGATCCCTCCGCTCCGCACCCCAGGCACCGACCGGAACCAGTGA
- a CDS encoding IS110 family transposase gives MSPDLENGAAPLGSRDDQGKGWVRMPRFFGGIDYSEGLNDVAVIDAAGTTVAHIRVEESPQGVKEILAVLRGLSASHRFSRRQVPLGIETRRGLLVAGLLASGQPIVPLNPAMVARYRGRLNPARRKSDRTDATLLAQILRTDGHHHRGMPADSDEVQALNELVQAQYRAVRSQRYGANQLRSLLRTYYPAAIEAWSELPGKLVRAEARALLALAPTPREASRLSKRAIADTLAAAGRTRLVDAQAARLGEVFARPWLRQPPAVEEAMGQAMLATLAQLNSACRAAEMTTVLAETAFRAHPQAPVYLSLPGCGPLIGARLLAAIGDDPERFETAKGLRCYAGAAPLTWASGGSRAVTARRRAVNLKLKGTGHIWAFASLTRSPGCRAYYDRCRDRGDTYPTALRKLYGRLLNMLHHCLAHDVLYDEAVAFPAVGAAVTPRAGAAD, from the coding sequence GTGAGCCCTGACCTGGAGAACGGCGCCGCCCCGCTCGGCAGTCGCGACGACCAAGGGAAGGGGTGGGTGCGGATGCCGCGGTTTTTCGGCGGGATCGACTACTCGGAGGGGCTGAACGACGTCGCGGTCATCGACGCCGCGGGGACGACCGTTGCGCATATCCGGGTGGAGGAGTCGCCGCAGGGTGTGAAAGAGATCCTGGCCGTGCTGCGCGGCCTCAGCGCCAGCCACCGCTTCAGCCGCAGGCAGGTGCCGCTGGGCATCGAGACCCGCCGTGGCCTGCTGGTTGCCGGGCTGCTGGCGTCCGGGCAGCCCATCGTCCCGTTGAACCCCGCGATGGTGGCCCGCTACCGGGGCCGGTTGAATCCGGCGAGGCGGAAGTCCGATCGCACTGATGCGACGCTGCTGGCGCAGATCCTGCGCACCGACGGCCATCACCACCGCGGCATGCCGGCCGACAGCGACGAGGTTCAGGCGCTCAACGAACTGGTCCAGGCCCAGTACCGCGCGGTGCGCTCCCAGCGGTACGGCGCCAACCAGCTCAGAAGCCTGCTGCGGACCTATTACCCGGCTGCGATCGAGGCGTGGTCCGAGCTGCCCGGCAAGCTTGTGCGCGCCGAGGCTCGCGCACTGCTCGCGCTGGCGCCGACCCCGCGGGAGGCATCCCGGCTGTCCAAACGTGCCATCGCCGACACGCTGGCCGCGGCCGGCCGCACCCGCCTGGTCGACGCCCAGGCCGCACGGCTGGGGGAAGTGTTCGCCCGGCCGTGGTTGCGACAGCCCCCTGCTGTGGAGGAGGCGATGGGCCAGGCGATGCTCGCCACTCTCGCGCAGCTCAACTCCGCCTGCCGCGCGGCGGAAATGACCACCGTGCTGGCCGAGACGGCGTTCCGCGCGCACCCTCAAGCCCCCGTCTACCTGTCGCTGCCCGGGTGCGGCCCCTTGATCGGCGCGAGGCTGCTGGCAGCGATCGGAGACGACCCCGAGCGCTTCGAGACGGCGAAAGGACTTCGCTGCTACGCCGGGGCCGCGCCCCTGACGTGGGCGAGCGGCGGCAGCAGGGCGGTGACCGCGCGCCGGCGCGCGGTGAACCTGAAGCTGAAAGGGACGGGGCACATCTGGGCGTTCGCGTCGCTGACGCGCAGCCCGGGGTGCCGCGCCTACTACGACCGCTGCCGCGACCGGGGCGACACCTATCCCACCGCCCTGCGCAAGCTCTACGGCCGCCTGCTCAACATGCTCCACCACTGCCTGGCCCACGATGTCCTCTACGACGAGGCCGTGGCTTTCCCGGCCGTGGGCGCAGCAGTTACGCCACGGGCCGGAGCAGCGGATTAA